The window taattcaaccatttaagatatttaaaatgaataaaatatctgGATATTTGGGACTTGATAAAGAATAAATCCACTATAACTGGATCCCCAATCAATATACTGCCATTCAAATTTTagacaattttataattttcttccttccctatAGGCAACTGCTATTATGAAAGTTCTATGTTCCAAATATGTTTGTTATGTTTATTAcatttatatgtgcatatgtattataatgttggaaaatattttaaaattgtgttatgTTTGTAGTAGGAAAATGGTAAAGCAAGGACATATCAGGTAATCAGATAATATTTAAGTTGCTTTGTACAAAAGTTATGGTTTTTATTAGATGCATTCCACTTCATCCACTTTTATTTATCaacattctgtaattttcttttaaatgttcagGGCTCTTTTATTTATCATCTGAGAAATAAACCTATTGCCACTGCCTAGTACTTTCCTAAGGGctatcttcatttctttgttccTTAGACTATAGACGATGGGGTTCAGCAGAGGTGTCAGCACTGTGTATGTCATGGCCATCAGCATGTCTTCACCGAAGGAGCTGATGTTTTTTGGTCTCAGGTAGATATAACAAGCAAATCCATAGTGAATGGACACCACGGTGAGGTGAGAGGAACAAGTCGAGAAGGCCTTATACCTCCCCTTTGTAGAAGGCATTTTCAAAACTGTGGACAAAATGAAGATGTaagatatcaaaattaaaatgaagctgCCCACCAACACTAAGGCAGAAAGCATAAAAATAGCTATTGCATGATAGGAATTGTAATCACAAGCAAGGCTGGCCACGGGTAAGATGTCACAGAAGAAGTGCTGGATGGTGTAAGAGTCACAAAAAGAGAAGTTGAATATAATGATGGTGATGCACAGAGAAACCAAGAACCCAACCAAACAAGAAGTCATCATGAGCTGGAAGCAGAACTTTCTTGTCATCAGGAAGGGATAATGAAGTGGGTTGTGGATGGCAGTGTAACGGTCGTAGGACATGGCAGACAAAATGAAGCAG is drawn from Urocitellus parryii isolate mUroPar1 chromosome 4, mUroPar1.hap1, whole genome shotgun sequence and contains these coding sequences:
- the LOC144254704 gene encoding olfactory receptor 10T2-like, coding for MGNHTAINTFLLWGFSSFSDLQNLLFVVIFSSHVTILLANVSIMVAIKLSHNLHTPMYFFLFGLSFSETCTTMVIIPRMLVDLLSESKTISPQECATQMFFFFGLGGNNCFILSAMSYDRYTAIHNPLHYPFLMTRKFCFQLMMTSCLVGFLVSLCITIIIFNFSFCDSYTIQHFFCDILPVASLACDYNSYHAIAIFMLSALVLVGSFILILISYIFILSTVLKMPSTKGRYKAFSTCSSHLTVVSIHYGFACYIYLRPKNISSFGEDMLMAMTYTVLTPLLNPIVYSLRNKEMKIALRKVLGSGNRFISQMINKRALNI